From Aspergillus fumigatus Af293 chromosome 3, whole genome shotgun sequence, a single genomic window includes:
- the oefC gene encoding Zn(II)2Cys6 transcription factor, producing the protein MLSMQKTPTFILPPTANLNNHNPHGIQSNPTAEHRNSTRALSLSEIPAFPDGPSMGDGLSRHESISTDGTSNDSPESWDGESHSDSCPSVDYEIKIHDGSYPFVDSTLAPLPSSSSSATATAIMTAGSKHFQINYVTSNNMNVSLTDDVTPKVEEIDGAEDLRSIKTLEAENTIASASNHPNTTTTTTAAPANVPRKRGRPRKHPLPVPGSQIKITKGRSKTGCITCRRRKKKCDETKPSCLNCQKNAVVCEGYPPKEIWKSGKQKMEDAARTKALAAVPRSLPFLIDGVETEIDRRFLDHFVYGFSRVLTLINDDTNPFKEILLPMATQHRGLMHSLMCLSGSHLSTFDPEPMLKERKFYHFHHAIQDLKESIMSSSIKSSGDSQEPELLVEDPIIASTIALSLNTICEGETNGEYRPHMDAARYLLVTQQPRNEKFRQFIVEFFQYHDVSNSITSLDRRPALRSDDLKLPDFVPQQAGMFLGVFDGLFNYISDVTRLRDRIRQRFNEGYEPAVDYQILSDAVSIDSAIRAWETSHPPNTPNWFLAQLYRQSTWVYLYRTIRPSKPSDKIAQVVDDGLSYLDQLPQDSGAFSIVLMPLFLLGCSAFLPRQRERIQKGFESLKAYSNLRNIEPAFKVVRRVWEIMDTKTEDSWDWEKIINDMNMDFLIT; encoded by the exons ATGTTGTCCATGCAAAAGACGCCCACCTTCATCCTGCCCCCAACTGCGAATCTCAACAACCACAACCCTCATGGTATCCAATCCAACCCAACCGCGGAGCATCGCAACTCCACCCGCGCTCTGAGCTTGTCGGAAATCCCCGCCTTTCCCGATGGTCCATCCATGGGCGATGGTCTCTCTCGCCATGAAAGCATCAGTACCGACGGCACCTCCAACGATTCTCCCGAGTCTTGGGACGGGGAAAGCCACTCTGATAGCTGTCCCTCGGTCGACTATGAGATCAAAATCCATGACGGCTCGTACCCGTTCGTCGACTCAACATTAGCCCCGCTcccgtcctcttcgtcctccgcGACTGCCACCGCCATTATGACAGCCGGGTCAAAACATTTCCAGATTAACTACGTCACTTCTAATAATATGAATGTGTCCTTGACCGATGACGTGACCCCCAAGgtcgaggagattgatggtGCGGAGGACTTGCGGAGCATCAAAACCCTCGAGGCGGAGAACACGATCGCCAGTGCGAGCAATCATCCCAATACTACGACAACCACCACGGCCGCTCCCGCCAACGTCCCACGGAAACGTGGTCGCCCACGCAAACATCCACTGCCAGTACCCGGGAGCCAGATCAAGATCACCAAGGGAAGATCTAAGACGGGCTGTATTACTTGTCGACgacggaagaagaaatgCGACGAGACAAAGCCATC GTGTTTAAACTGCCAAAAGAACGCGGTCGTGTGCGAAGGGTACCCTCCCAAGGAGATCTGGAAAAGCGGTAAACAGAAGATGGAGGACG CGGCACGGACTAAAGCGCTCGCAGCTGTACCGCGCTCCCTACCTTTTCTCATCGACGGGGTGGAAACGGAGATCGACCGACGATTCCTTGACCATTTCGTCTACGGCTTCAGTCGTGTGCTGACATTAATCAACGATGACACCAATCCGTTCAAGGAAATCCTCCTTCCCATGGCGACTCAACACCGAGGGTTGATGCACTCGCTCATGTGCCTGTCCGGTTCACATCTGTCGACGTTCGATCCAGAGCCCATGCTGAAGGAGCGCAAATTCTACCACTTCCATCATGCTATTCAAGATCTCAAGGAGAGTATCATGTCCTCGAGTATCAAATCATCGGGCGACTCCCAGGAGCCAGAGCTTTTGGTAGAGGATCCTATCATCGCATCGACCATCGCTCTCAGTCTCAATACGATCTGCGAAGGGGAGACCAATGGCGAGTACAGGCCGCATATGGATGCGGCGAGGTATCTGCTGGTGACCCAGCAACCACGAAACGAGAAATTCCGACAGTTCATCGTCGAGTTCTTCCAGTACCACGACGTATCCAACTCGATCACCTCTCTGGACCGGCGCCCCGCCCTCCGGAGCGATGATCTAAAACTTCCCGACTTTGTGCCTCAGCAGGCCGGAATGTTTCTTGGCGTATTCGACGGTTTGTTCAACTATATCTCCGATGTAACAAGGTTGCGCGATCGCATTCGGCAGCGTTTCAACGAAGGGTACGAGCCTGCGGTGGACTACCAGATCTTGAGCGATGCCGTCTCGATAGACTCGGCCATCCGGGCATGGGAAACATCCCATCCTCCCAACACACCAAACTGGTTCCTGGCCCAGCTGTACCGTCAGTCAACATGGGTCTATCTGTACCGTACTATCCGCCCGTCCAAGCCCAGTGATAAGATAGCTCAGGTGGTGGACGATGGTCTCTCCTACTTGGATCAACTGCCGCAAGATTCCGGAGCCTTTAGCATTGTCCTGATGCCCTTGTTCCTCCTTGGTTGCTCAGCATTCCTTCCTCGTCAGCGAGAACGGATACAGAAAGGCTTCGAGTCCCTCAAGGCTTACTCCAACCTGCGCAATATCGAACCCGCCTTCAAGGTGGTTCGACGGGTATGGGAGATCATGGATACCAAAACCGAAGACAGCTGGGACtgggagaagatcatcaacGATATGAACATGGACTTCCTCATCACCTAG